The sequence below is a genomic window from Draconibacterium halophilum.
CCGAAATTGAACAACGTCTTTTTAATTATCTGGGTGGTATTTGCAAAGGTCTCGATTGTTTTCCGGTTCAAATAGGAGGATTTAAAAATCATATACATATACTATGTACGTTGGCTCGGGGTACAACACAGTCAATTCTGCTCGAAAAGCTAAAAAAGGAATCATCGAAATGGATAAAAACCGTTGATACAAAATACCATAATTTTTATTGGCAACACGGTTATGGTATTTTTTCTGTTAACCCATCAGAAATTAATATTGTTGAAGAATATATACTAAAACAAGCCGAACACCACAAAACCAAAACCTTTGAAGAAGAATTTCGCGCCTTTCTAAAGAAGTATAAGGTAGTGTATGATGAAAGATATGTTTGGGATTGACTACAGCTCTTTCAGAGCGATGATTGAATGAATGTATATACACAGGGTGTTACCCTGTGTTATTGCTTAAGCACCGTCGGTGCTACTTATCTGACAGTTGGATTTTAAAATCCCTCGCAGTTGCCGATTTATAATTGCTACTTTTTTAGGTAAACAAACAGCAAAACATAAAGCTTTACTTTTTCCAGCCCCTAACTGTGTCAGGCAAAAAAGAGCGGGGCTGTATATTCTTTATTTATACAGCCCCGTTTTCTATTTTGCTTTTATAGTTATTTATTCCATCCAAAACCGGTTGCGTTTGTAGATCTTCTTCCCCCAGTAAACAAAAGGCGTATCGGCGGCAGCTACAATCCATTTCAGGAAATAGGTGGTTAGCAGAATTTCAAGCAACACCGGCCATTCGTAAACGCCCCAAAAGGCAATGGCAACAAAAACAACACTGTCTATTAGTTGCGAAACCATAGTACTGAGGTTATTACGCAGCCAGATCTGGTTGTCTTTCGAAAAACGTTTTTTCCAGAAATGGTAGGCCCACACATCGTGACGCTGCGATAACAGGTAGGCAGCCAGACTGGCAACAGCAATACGCGGCATCAGGCTGAAGATGGTACTTGTAGCTTCATGAGTTATACCGGCAAATTCGTCGCCTTCCAATGGCAGAAACTCCAGTGCCAGGTTCATCAGCAGGGTCATGGAAATAAGGCTAAAGAACCCGATCCATACAGCCTTTTTGGCTTCCTCCTTTCCGTAGTTCTCCGATAAAATATCGGTAACCAAAAACGAGGTAGCATAAACAATATTTCCGAGTGTGGCCACCAGCCCAAACAGCTCAACGGTTTGTATTACCTGAATGTTGGCAACAATTACCGAGATGGGAATCCACATTACCAATCCCCATTTACCGAATAAACGGTAAGCTAAAATAATTAGCAGAAAATTTGCCAGCAGCATGGCCAGCCATAACAATTCGTTTTGCATTTTTTTAATTCTTTTATGTGCAGGGTGATGCCACCTGCGCAGTTCGTACTCTTAATTTTGGCCTGCAAATGTAATGGAAAAAGCTGAATATCAAAAAATAAGAGTCCTACTTAAAAGTTTCTTTACGTCATTCTGAACTTGTTTCAGAATCTAAATAATTTTGCTTTTCTAAATCATTAGTCCTGCAAAACTTAAAGATTGCTTCTCCTCCAATTAGCGGATCGCAATGACGCATAATTCAATGGATTTACAGGGAGTGACTCCCACACACTATCGTCATTGCGAGAGTCCGCCAAAATTTTGTTTTTGCCATAATGAGGTAATGACAGATTATGCAGGGGTGTCATTTCGAATGAGGGAAACGAATGAGAATTGAAAATCAGCGGAGCTAAATCTGTTCCTTTTGTGAAAGATTTCTCCTCATTCTTCGTCGAAATGACAATAATGCATAAAGTGGTATTTTGCTCATATTTAACGACTTATTAAAATCTGTCATTGGCAACGTAGTGAAGCAATCTGTTTATCTTCGATTACTTAATCCGAACAACAGTGTTTGAAAAAGCTCCTTACTTTGAAACACTTTTCAAAATACTTAAAGTCTTTTCATTCACCTTTCCAAACAACGAAACTCCTGAGGCTCCGTTTTTAAGGGCAACACGAATTCCTTCTTCCAGCTCTTCATCCGATTTAAAATCGGGTAAATACAGACCGGCATAAATTGGGAATTTACCGCAAAGGAAATGCATTCCTTCTTCAACAGCGTCGCCAATCCAGCTTACTGTTTCACGGTAAAAACCGTGGTAGATCATCGGGCAAACGGCATCGAGGTTCCAGTTGGTCCAGTCCTGGCGTACAATACGGCGTGCTATTTCCGGTGTTGGGAAAACCGCTGCGGTAATTGGCTTGTTGTGCGCGTGTGCAATTTCTGCCAGATGGTTCACAATGTTGTTTACCTGCTCGTAACGGTATTTCCGCCATGCCGGGCTCTGATCCGGATGTTCCATCTCTAGCGGATCTTTACCGGTTTTCTTTTTAAAATTCTCGCGGCAGGTATCGCAGTAGCAAAAATCGTATTCGGGCAATTCCTGGCTTTGATCGATACCGTAATTGTCCCACAGGTTTACCGGCAGAATGACATCGCAGTAGCGCACATAATCAAGGTGAAGGCCATCTATATAGTCTTTTTTCAGAATCTCGGTTGACAGTTGTGCCAGGTATTCTTTTACTTCCGGTTTCGAAGGACACAGCCAGCGGTAATAACCCACATACGGAGGATTGGTGGCACATGATTTTCCATCGCGACTAACGGCATACCATTCCGGGTGACTTTCCAGCAGCTCTTTTTCGCCACGGTTCATGGTCCACATCCAGCGGTGTGTTTCCAGTCCGGCCTTTTTAGCGATACGGAAATGGCGTTCGCTGTCGTGCTCGAAAAACATGCCGCGCACACCGGCTTCGTAATAACTGCTGTATTTCTTTTGCAGATCTTCGTCTGTTTCCTCATGATTTGGATTTTCCCAAACCCAGTGTTTCAAACCTTGTTCAGCTGCAGCTGGTTTTGCTTCGCCGGCACAGGCGCCTGCCACTGTAAGGCCCATCCCGGCCAGCATTGTGGTTTTAATAAAATCTCTTTTATTCATCGCTAAATTGTTTAGTTGTCAGTATGTTTTTGTATTAAGCCATCCGGATTAATCGAGATCATCAGGCCGTTGTTGGTTTTTAAAGTTGCGATATATGTTTTTCCCGAGGCGTTCATTTCCAGCGAGAAATTGGTGTTGTTCTCTTTTCCGTTTGCTTGAATTCCAAGTGTGGCAAGGTTGTTACAAAATGTCTTATGCTCACGCCGATAATCGCGTTGTGCATAAAACACATGCCACAGATGTTGGGCCAGCAACTCCTCCTCGGGCAGTTGAAATGCTGCAACTTTTGATTTTGGCAATTCTGATGAAAACCTGATAAGTCCCCAGCGTTCAGGGTAATGCATATTAATTACGCCCTGCGGACTCCACACCCAGTTATTTTCAGGTATTAATTTACCATCGTCGTTGGTTTTTCGCGTGTATTTCCCATCAATAATTTCTGTTTGCCACTGTACCCGCGAAAAGTTGATTTTCCAAATGTCGCCTGCTCTCGGCTGAATAAAAGTTCCATCGGTGGTAAGCGATGCAAAAGGAATGGCCATTTCAACACACCATTTTTTATCGGTGTCGGTCGGGTCATTTAGCGTGCCATCCAAATAAATGGCGCTTTTAAAACCTTTGGCGTTCCATTCAATGTCAGCCTTTCCACCATTACGGTAAGGTTTATCCAGAAAGAGGTCGAATAAAGTGTTTTGGGCGTTCACCTCAAATTCGTAATAATTATGCGTGTCGCCATCGGGATCGATAAACACCTCAAAATCATTTTCGTGGTAAACGATCATGTCCTGTTTATCGTAGTAAGCCCAAATATGTTCTTCCTCCAATTCAGCAAAAATATACAGGTTGTCAGCGTCCCATAACATTTTTATATGTGTGCGATAAGTTGGATGAGGCATGTTCTCTCCTTGAATATCTATGAATTCGGAAGTCCACGCAGCATTCTTCCATACCGGTTCGTTGGCTTGCCCGTCAATTTTTATTGTATCCCGGCTTTGCCCTGCTGTATAGGTGTTTGGAGGTGTGAACAAGTGGGTATGCTTTCCCCATTGTGCTTGTGCTGACAAGCTCAAGTTGCTGATTATGAAAAGTGTAAGGAAGACTGCATCCCTGATAATACGCATAGATTTAATCACTATTAATGTCGGACAATAACGACAAAAATATCGAAAATATTATCAAGAGAGGCAGGTCTTTTTAAAAAAATTAAGAATAAGGCTTATTTTATTTCTACTTCGCGCGTAATGTATTCGGCGTAATCTTTGATTATTGGATCGTATTGTTCGTGGAATAATTCTGATGTAACCATAAAATCGGCCGTAGAACGGTTTGATGCTGTTGGAATGTTGTATAAAACCGTAATACGCAGCAATGCTTTTACGTCAACATCGTGTGGTTGTGGTTGCATAGGATCCCAAAAGAAGATGAGCATATCAATATTTCCTTCGCAGATGAGGGCGCCTAGCTGTTGGTCGCCACCCAGAGGACCCGATTTCAGCCGTGTTATAGTTGGCGGTACGGTGCCATGCTGGTGGCAGCTTGCAGCAAGTGCCTCTTCAACCATTTTGCCGGTTGTACCTGTGCAGATCAAGTCGTGTTGAACCAGTTCTTTCCAGTTGAAAGAAACCCATTCCATTATATCTTTTTTGCGGTTATCGTGTGCTACGATCGCTATATTCTTTTTCCTTTTCATTGTTTTCATGTTTTTGCATTCAGTAAACTAATATTGAATGTTATTTTCGCTTCAAATGTAGACTGTTTTTAAATAGGAAATGCGGAAAAACATGTTTTGTAACATTAATATGGCTCAAATTTAATTTCTACATGCAAAATCAACATCCTGCTTAACGTTTGCGTAATACCGATGTGAAATCAGGATGAGTCTTATCTCATCCAATTTCCGTTTTCAATCGGCATTAACTCCCGAAGAAATTCGGGACAGGCTATTGTAATTCCAGTATTTCGCTTAAGGCTCACACTGAAAAACAATTGGTATAACCTTCTGAATTATTGGTTATAAAAGGCTTTTCATTTCTTCTATCATTTTCTGAGCCAGTTTATCTGCTTCTGCACTTGATTTTGCTTCCGCATAAATCCGAATGATCGGTTCGGTATTCGATTTTCGCAAGTGAATCCACGATTCGGCAAAATCAATTTTTACCCCGTCGGTGGCGGTTACTTCCTCGTGTGCATACTTCTCTTTCATTTGAATAAGAATGTTATCCACATCGATATCTGGTGTCATTTCAATTTTATTCTTCGAGATAAAATAGTCGGGATAGGTTTTCCGTAGCTCCGAACATTTAAGGCCTGATTTGGCCAGGTGAGTTAAGAAAAGTGCCGCTCCAACCAAGGCATCGCGACCACTGTGGCTGGCCGGATATATAATTCCGCCGTTGCCTTCGCCACCGATAACGGCATTCGTTTCGCGCATTTTGGCCACAACATTCACTTCTCCAACCATGCCGGCCGAGTAACTCTGACCGTGTTTTTCTGTAACATCGCGTAGTGCCCGACTTGATGATAAATTAGAAACCGTATTTCCCGGAGTTTGGCTTAATACAAAATCGGCAACAGCTACCAGTGTATATTCTTCGTTGAACATACTGCCGTCTTCGTTAATAATTACCAAACGATCAACATCAGGATCGACAACAAAACCTACATCCACTTTATTCTTACTAATAATTTCGGCTGTTTCTACCAGATTTTCAGGGATTGGCTCTGGTGTATGCGCAAAATGCCCTGTCGGTTCGCAGTTAATTTCAACAATGTTTTTTATGCCGAGTGCTTTAAAAAGTGCGGGCATGGCAACTCCTCCAACCGAGTTCACGGCATCAACTGCTACGGAGAAGTTGGCTTTTTTAATGGCTTCTACGTCAACCAAATCGAGATCTAAAACGTGTTGTACGTGTATATCTGTATAGTCTTTTTCTACCACTGTTCCCAGATCGTCTACTTCTGCAAAACTAAAATCTTCAGCATCGGCCAATGCCAGTACTTTTGCTCCTTCTGCGGCATCGAGAAATTCGCCGGCAGCGTTCAGTAGTTTTAATGCATTCCATTGTTTCGGATTATGACTTGCCGTGAGGATAATTCCGCCATCGGCTTTTTCTTCAGTAACGGCAATTTCGGTAGTTGGGGTGGTTGCCAGCCCGATATTTACCACGTTGCATCCCATTCCTGAGAGTGTTGAAACCACAATTGATGCTACCATTTCTCCCGAAATTCGTGCATCGCGGCCAACCACAACTGTAATTTTTTCTTTGTTTGCTTTTTCTTTAGCCCACGTAGTGTAGGCTGCAGTAAATTTAACTACGTCGAGCGGACTTAGCCCTTCGCCCGGTTTTCCTCCAATGGTGCCTCGTATTCCCGAGATCGATTTTATTAATGTCATAATCTAATGTTCAGTTTGAGCTGTAAAGATAGAAAGTCAATCTTGAATTTTTGGGAAAAACGACAAGATTGTAAACTGATTTAATCCAATTCTTCCAATTCGCGAAGTGTTGCTTTTAATTTTTTTGTGTAGTTGCCGTAGAGTTTTCGAAATCCCCAGCGAAGGAAAAAGAAAATGCCGCCACCGAATAGCACAACAATCAGAACCGATATTACGAATGCTAAAATGAGCTTACTTGTTTCAATGTCGGTGAACTGAAGGCCTTGTAGTTCAGCATTGTGATTTAATCCTTCGTACATTCCTGTGGTAAATGCCGATGCCATCGCAAGCAACATACTTGCCAGAGCAAGGTAGAAAAGGCGTTGGTAAAGAATCAGTGTCTCTATAATTTTTTTGAGAGTGCCCTTTAGATCGCAAGCAACATCACATTGTCGTTTAACCCGGTAATATTTGATAACAAAATAAAGGAAAGTGGTAACAATAAGAACGTTGCCAAAAACAGCCAGGAAGAGCACCCAGTTTGGAATAGGCATTTCGCTGTAGTATTTCTCAATGGTTTCGGGCGAAAAGATAAAATCATCGAAAGTAAAAAGCAGTATCAATCCCAATAAAACGACAAAACCTATTTTTATATTCCGGTCAATACGTTCAATCAGGCTTTTGGTACGTTTGCCGAGCATAGTGTGCAACTGAATTTCATCCAGTTCTTTGGAGGGGGTCATTTGGCTCCATGTTTTTTTCAGTTCTTTTAATTCCATAACTACTACTCTTCAGTTACCATCAGTTTCTTCAACTTTTTCTTTATCCGGTTCATTTTTACCCGCACATAGTTTTGAGTGATACCGGTAATTTCTGCTATTTCCTCGTATTTTTTACTTTCGAGGTACAACAGCACGATCGACTTTTCGATTCCGGTAAGCTGCTGAATGGCTTTGTGCAATACTTTTATATTCTCTTCGGTTTCGGTATCGTACTTTTCTTCTTCAATCTGAAAATTTTCGTACGTCAGGCTATTTTGGTCAGGTCTTCTTTTACTTTTTTTGAAAGATGTAATAGCAGTATTAAGCGCTACACGGTACATCCACGTTGAAACCTTTGATTCTCTTCTGAAATTGGGGTACGACTTCCAAAGCTGTACCACAATCTCCTGAAAAAGATCATTCCGGTCATCTTCCGTATCGCAATAAATATTGCATACTTTGTGGATGATGCCCTGGTTTTTCTGGATTATGTGTAAGAATTCCTTTTCCAAAATCGCTTTATTAGTAAGTGGTAGAGCGAATAATTACAATTTATGGTTAACAAACAGTTTTTGAGACGGTTAGATTATGAGATTTGATACTTTTGCATTTACATCATTTTCAGGAATTTAATTTCTTTCTCGGTGAGAATACGCCATTTCCCACGTGGCAGGTTCTTCTTTGTAAGACCGGCAAAAAGTACACGGTCCAGTTTTTTTACCCGGTAACCAAAGTGCTCGAAAATACGACGAACAATGCGGTTTTTTCCTGAATGAATTTCAATGCCTACCTCGGTTTTGTCTTCCGATGTGTAACTAATGGCATCGGCCGCAATTGGGCCATCTTCCAGCTCAATTCCTTCGGCAATCATATCCATATGTCCGCGTTCAACCGGCTTGTCGAGCGTGGCCTGATACACTTTCTTTTTGTTGTGTTTCGGGTGTGTCAGTTTTTTCGATAGGTCGCCGTCGTTGGTAAACAGCAACAATCCGGTGGTATTCCTATCGAGTCTTCCAACAGGGTAAACACGCTCATCACAAGCATCTTTTATCAGGTCCATTACAATTTTATCTGCATGAGGATCGTCGGTAGTGGTAACGTAATCTTTTGGTTTGTTTAGCAAAATGTAAACTTTGCGCTCGGCTTCCAGTTTCCTCCCATCGAAACGAACTTCGTCGCCCGGCAGTACGCGTGTTCCCATTTCGGTGATAATTTTACCGTTAATGGTTACGGCTCCGGCAGCAATAAAAGTATCGGCTTCGCGTCGCGAGCAAACACCTGCATTGGCGATAAAGCGGTTTAAGCGCATTCCTTCGGCCGAAAGTGTTTTTAGTTTTGGGCTGGATTCTGCCGACTCTTTTTCTTGTTGGTCGGTTTGCCAAATTTTTTCCGTGGTTTGAATTCTTTTTTAGGCTCCGATTTTTCTACCAGTCGTGATTTGCCAACTCGTTTGCCCGAAGGTGTTTTACCCGACCGTTTAGAAGTATTGCCGGATGATTTTCCTTGTGAACTGCCCCGGCTGCTGTTGTTATTCTTGCGCATTGCTAAATTATTTTGTGCAAAGATCGCTAATTTTTTCGATCTGGGATTTTATTTCAACGAATTCACTTAAATTCGGAGTTGAAACATAAAAATTGAGTAATGAATTCGCATGAAATTGATTTTAAGATCATCGGGCACGATGTTCAGTTGGTTGAAGTTGAGTTAGATCCGGAAGAAATTGTGATTGCCGAAGCCGGTGCTATGTTGTATATGGAAGATGGTATTGAATTTCAGGCTCGCATGGGAGATGGTTCAAATCCGCGAGCTGGTTTTTTCGATAAATTATTATCGGCTGGATCGCGCCTTATAACAGGAGAATCGTTGTTTCTAACACATTTCTCCAACCGGGGATGGGGGAAAAAGATCGTGGCATTTTCAGCTCCTTATCCGGGGACGATAATCCCCTTGAATTTACCTGATTATGGTGGACGGATCATCGTTCAGAAAGATGCTTTTTTGTGCGCCGCATATGGTACAAAAATATCGATAACATTTAACAGAAAGCTCGGATCCGGCTTTTTTGGCGGCGAAGGGTTTATTCTTCAACAGCTGGATGGAGATGGAAAGGCCTTTATCCACGCGGGAGGAACAGTGATTGAAAAGCAGCTGAATAACGAAACCTTGCGGGTAGATACCGGTTGTATTGTAGGTTTTGAAACGTCAATAGATTATAGTGTTGAACAGGCGGGTGGTTTGCGCTCGATGGTTTTTGGCGGTGAGGGAATCTTTTTAGCCACCTTGCGTGGAACCGGGAAAGTATGGCTGCAAAGTATGCCAATCAGAAAATTAATTGCAGAATTGTCGCCGGGCGGTGGTAACACGCGCAAAGAAGCTCGTGGTGGACTGTTGGATAATTTACTGGAAGGATAGATCAAGTCCGCAGTATTCAGTTTAAAGTCTCAGTTTTCAGTTAAAGATCAGGCAACTGTTTACTGAGACTGAAAACTTCCTATACGACACCAGGCAAACTTATTCCTTTAAGTTTTCGGTACAGATCGAGTGCAAAAATATCGGTCATTCCCGAAACAAAATCAACTACCGATTGAATTTTCAGGTACACCGAATCGTCCGCGGGTTTATATTGTGCGGGCAGCAGCGACAATATCTTTTGGCTATATCGATCTTTTTTATCGCTATTCATTATGGCATAAACAAACTCTTCCAAAAGGGTACCGATAATTTTGTAACCTGCAATTTCAATTTCAACAACCGAGCGGTGTGCATAAATTTCGCTAAATGAAATGCGCTGAACCTCTTTCATCGCTATGGCCTGCTTTTCCGGAAGCTCATCGATTAGACTACCTGAAAAGGTGCCGTCCATAATCGTTTTGTAATTGGATTTAAAAATATCAATACAGCGGTAAATCAATTCGCCGATAACATTGGCGCGCAGGTAGCTTATTTGTTCGTTTACATCGCTTACCTGGGTAAAGGTTTTCTCGAAACGTTCAATGCGTTCTTCTGCAAAGAAATTCTGAAATAGTATACGAATTCTGTCGTAGCTTAAAATACCCAGTTTAAATGCATCTTCCAAATCCATAATCTGGTAGCAAATATCGTCTGCAGCTTCTACCAAATAAACCAGCGGGTGCCGCGCAAAACTTTGGTCTCCGCGTTGAGCAATTCCCAGTTCATTAGCAATGCGGTTGTAACTTTCTTTGTCCGACTGGAAAAAGCCAAACTTTGGTTTAGTAGCTTTTACCGACTCGAACGGATATTTTACAATGCTGGCCAGCGTTGCATACGTTAATGCAAAACCACCTTCGCGTTTGCCGTTAAACTGGTGGGTAAGTGTGCGAAAAGCGTTGGCATTTCCATCAAAACAGGTGAAATCTTTCCATTCGCCTTCTGAAAGTTGGTCTCTGAATTTTTGTCCGCTTGCTTTATTAAAATAGTTCGAAATGGCTGCTTCGCCTGAATGCCCAAATGGTGGATTTCCCAAATCGTGCGCCAGACAAGCAGTTGAAACAATCGTTCCAATTTCGTGAATCAGC
It includes:
- a CDS encoding methylglyoxal synthase; the encoded protein is MKRKKNIAIVAHDNRKKDIMEWVSFNWKELVQHDLICTGTTGKMVEEALAASCHQHGTVPPTITRLKSGPLGGDQQLGALICEGNIDMLIFFWDPMQPQPHDVDVKALLRITVLYNIPTASNRSTADFMVTSELFHEQYDPIIKDYAEYITREVEIK
- a CDS encoding queuosine precursor transporter produces the protein MQNELLWLAMLLANFLLIILAYRLFGKWGLVMWIPISVIVANIQVIQTVELFGLVATLGNIVYATSFLVTDILSENYGKEEAKKAVWIGFFSLISMTLLMNLALEFLPLEGDEFAGITHEATSTIFSLMPRIAVASLAAYLLSQRHDVWAYHFWKKRFSKDNQIWLRNNLSTMVSQLIDSVVFVAIAFWGVYEWPVLLEILLTTYFLKWIVAAADTPFVYWGKKIYKRNRFWME
- a CDS encoding TIGR00266 family protein; translated protein: MNSHEIDFKIIGHDVQLVEVELDPEEIVIAEAGAMLYMEDGIEFQARMGDGSNPRAGFFDKLLSAGSRLITGESLFLTHFSNRGWGKKIVAFSAPYPGTIIPLNLPDYGGRIIVQKDAFLCAAYGTKISITFNRKLGSGFFGGEGFILQQLDGDGKAFIHAGGTVIEKQLNNETLRVDTGCIVGFETSIDYSVEQAGGLRSMVFGGEGIFLATLRGTGKVWLQSMPIRKLIAELSPGGGNTRKEARGGLLDNLLEG
- the glmM gene encoding phosphoglucosamine mutase; translation: MTLIKSISGIRGTIGGKPGEGLSPLDVVKFTAAYTTWAKEKANKEKITVVVGRDARISGEMVASIVVSTLSGMGCNVVNIGLATTPTTEIAVTEEKADGGIILTASHNPKQWNALKLLNAAGEFLDAAEGAKVLALADAEDFSFAEVDDLGTVVEKDYTDIHVQHVLDLDLVDVEAIKKANFSVAVDAVNSVGGVAMPALFKALGIKNIVEINCEPTGHFAHTPEPIPENLVETAEIISKNKVDVGFVVDPDVDRLVIINEDGSMFNEEYTLVAVADFVLSQTPGNTVSNLSSSRALRDVTEKHGQSYSAGMVGEVNVVAKMRETNAVIGGEGNGGIIYPASHSGRDALVGAALFLTHLAKSGLKCSELRKTYPDYFISKNKIEMTPDIDVDNILIQMKEKYAHEEVTATDGVKIDFAESWIHLRKSNTEPIIRIYAEAKSSAEADKLAQKMIEEMKSLL
- a CDS encoding deoxyguanosinetriphosphate triphosphohydrolase — encoded protein: MEWNTLLSPKRLGSKGTLGPVTNEDRTQFQRDYDRIIFSSPFRRMQNKTQVFPLPEHIFVHNRLTHSLEVASVGRSLGNLLSEYLLEIHQDNPLIHEIGTIVSTACLAHDLGNPPFGHSGEAAISNYFNKASGQKFRDQLSEGEWKDFTCFDGNANAFRTLTHQFNGKREGGFALTYATLASIVKYPFESVKATKPKFGFFQSDKESYNRIANELGIAQRGDQSFARHPLVYLVEAADDICYQIMDLEDAFKLGILSYDRIRILFQNFFAEERIERFEKTFTQVSDVNEQISYLRANVIGELIYRCIDIFKSNYKTIMDGTFSGSLIDELPEKQAIAMKEVQRISFSEIYAHRSVVEIEIAGYKIIGTLLEEFVYAIMNSDKKDRYSQKILSLLPAQYKPADDSVYLKIQSVVDFVSGMTDIFALDLYRKLKGISLPGVV
- a CDS encoding pseudouridine synthase; translated protein: MRLNRFIANAGVCSRREADTFIAAGAVTINGKIITEMGTRVLPGDEVRFDGRKLEAERKVYILLNKPKDYVTTTDDPHADKIVMDLIKDACDERVYPVGRLDRNTTGLLLFTNDGDLSKKLTHPKHNKKKVYQATLDKPVERGHMDMIAEGIELEDGPIAADAISYTSEDKTEVGIEIHSGKNRIVRRIFEHFGYRVKKLDRVLFAGLTKKNLPRGKWRILTEKEIKFLKMM
- a CDS encoding family 10 glycosylhydrolase; this encodes MNKRDFIKTTMLAGMGLTVAGACAGEAKPAAAEQGLKHWVWENPNHEETDEDLQKKYSSYYEAGVRGMFFEHDSERHFRIAKKAGLETHRWMWTMNRGEKELLESHPEWYAVSRDGKSCATNPPYVGYYRWLCPSKPEVKEYLAQLSTEILKKDYIDGLHLDYVRYCDVILPVNLWDNYGIDQSQELPEYDFCYCDTCRENFKKKTGKDPLEMEHPDQSPAWRKYRYEQVNNIVNHLAEIAHAHNKPITAAVFPTPEIARRIVRQDWTNWNLDAVCPMIYHGFYRETVSWIGDAVEEGMHFLCGKFPIYAGLYLPDFKSDEELEEGIRVALKNGASGVSLFGKVNEKTLSILKSVSK
- a CDS encoding RNA polymerase sigma factor: MEKEFLHIIQKNQGIIHKVCNIYCDTEDDRNDLFQEIVVQLWKSYPNFRRESKVSTWMYRVALNTAITSFKKSKRRPDQNSLTYENFQIEEEKYDTETEENIKVLHKAIQQLTGIEKSIVLLYLESKKYEEIAEITGITQNYVRVKMNRIKKKLKKLMVTEE
- a CDS encoding transposase, with product MPQSLSKVYTHITFSTKNRQNLIDTEIEQRLFNYLGGICKGLDCFPVQIGGFKNHIHILCTLARGTTQSILLEKLKKESSKWIKTVDTKYHNFYWQHGYGIFSVNPSEINIVEEYILKQAEHHKTKTFEEEFRAFLKKYKVVYDERYVWD
- a CDS encoding carbohydrate-binding family 9-like protein — translated: MRIIRDAVFLTLFIISNLSLSAQAQWGKHTHLFTPPNTYTAGQSRDTIKIDGQANEPVWKNAAWTSEFIDIQGENMPHPTYRTHIKMLWDADNLYIFAELEEEHIWAYYDKQDMIVYHENDFEVFIDPDGDTHNYYEFEVNAQNTLFDLFLDKPYRNGGKADIEWNAKGFKSAIYLDGTLNDPTDTDKKWCVEMAIPFASLTTDGTFIQPRAGDIWKINFSRVQWQTEIIDGKYTRKTNDDGKLIPENNWVWSPQGVINMHYPERWGLIRFSSELPKSKVAAFQLPEEELLAQHLWHVFYAQRDYRREHKTFCNNLATLGIQANGKENNTNFSLEMNASGKTYIATLKTNNGLMISINPDGLIQKHTDN